Genomic DNA from Eleutherodactylus coqui strain aEleCoq1 chromosome 8, aEleCoq1.hap1, whole genome shotgun sequence:
AAGAGCccggctgggcgtttttacgttgggcaggagagatagtcctggaactatcttcctggccggactacggccgctgccattgactactataggagccaatgacagcagccggagaaagaggtgggagggaatttcgcagtttgactgtttgcaatgggagggggcaggggcagagctaatatccgcccctcccattgctggctgtggacaagaggcagGAGAAGAATCATAGAGTCTATAATTGGCTTAGCTCCGCTCCccatccattgcaaacagccggaggggagaaaagaggaggtgagccggcgagggggagggaagggggagacagtttagcccgATGGCGTATACTCTGAGGCCATgtatcacatggtagcgtatattggccggccgagaaaacgccagctgatatacgctcgtgtgaataagcccttaatctgtAGAATGGTAATAATAGCATGTGAATTTAAATAAATATCAATTTTAATAAATTCTAATCCTATGAATACTAATAATATGCTACTAATGACAAAAgcgtaataataataatgataagtTATATAATAGTGCTAATACTGATAATACTGAGTAATGTAATAATCCTGCTGCTAattacactattaatactgatgaTGATAATCATAATATACTGCCAATAATCAAACGCGTACTAGTGATAATAACTGATAATAATAGTGATATAACGCTACTAGTGCTCATATAATAAGACACTGTTACTCATAGACCCGGTGATGCGGCTATGATGATTCTTCATTGTATGTAATACCCGCCCTCTCTAGCGCAGATCTCACTCACTGAACCAATGATAATCGGCCTTTCTTCTTTACAGATGGGGAACCAAAAAAGAAACATAAAGATAAATTTCTGCCAATCTTCCTGTTTGTTTATGTGACCCTCCTGACGGGTGGATTTGTGTACTTGGCTTTCCGAGGTAGGAAGGATCGTAAGATACTCAATCATGTAGGGGGGATTTATCAATGCCTTTATTCCCATTTTTTTGgcctaaaaaaaagttgcaaattatggCAAAACTCCATATTCatgcaaaaatttgtgacttttctcaGCACGCAACAGTTTTATAGTATGCAGATAAAAGTGGGAGTGGCTTTACTGGGAGTGGGTGTGGTCTCCATCTTTTCAATAAATTTATCAATACTGAATTCAGAAAGAGGAGCACATTTTGGCAGAAATCTGCTTAGAAACAAGAAGACTGACGGCAGGCAGAGAGCACATGGCCATCTAGTCTGatctctatatagagacatagaaaatGATGGCAGGCAGAGAGCACATGTCCCATCTAGTCTGATCTCTATATAGAGACAGAAAATGACGGCAGGCAGAGAGCACATGTCCCATCTAGTCTGatctctatatagagacatagaaaatGACGGCAGGCAGAGAGCACATGTCCCATCTAGTCTGatctctatatagagacatagaaaatGACGGCAGGCAGAGAGCACATGTCCCATCTAGTCTGatctctatatagagacatagaaaatGACGGCAGGCAGAGAGCACATGTCCCATCTAGTCTGatctctatatagagacatagaaaatGACGGCAGGCAGAGAGCACATGGACCATCTAGTCTGCGATCTTTATAGAAACATTGAAGACTGTtgggaggaggagagcacatgaacTATCTTGTTTGACCTCTGTATAGAGACACAGAGGATCACAGTAGGAGGAGAGCAACTGGTCCATCTATTGTGACCTCTATAGAGAAACACACAAAATTGATGGCAGAAGGAGAGTacttggtccatctagtctgccacctatatagtgatatagaagatgacagcaggagaagaATACATGGACCATATAGTCTGACATCAATATAGAGGCATAGAAGAGGACAGCAGAAGATCacttggtccatctagtctgacctATCTTTGGAAGCACAGAGAGTGACAGCAGGAAGAGAGCACTTGGTCCATGTAGTCTGCCTTTATGTTATTTATACCTTCAGAAGAGTTTCTGGTATAACCCCTTAAATAAATGTGGGCCATAGACCCTACACACATACAGCGGGGCGTATTTCGGTAGATCAGCAGTTCATACACTGGTCCAAATAAATTATATACCGGTATTACTGCACAAATGTATTTGAAGTCTTGCGCCTCTTAATTAATTTGTTGTGTCTAGCGACACCGCCAGACTACAACGTAGGACAGCTCTGAATTGCTGCTATAAGGTACGACAGTTTGTGGCatacattatagtaaatgtgatgggcTGCATGCGGCCCCACGTGCTCCAACATTGTGGTTTTTGCATGCCAGAAAACTAGTGTCTaactatacaaaaaaataaacgcAAGTACACGCCATGCAGAACTGTAATTCTCCAGTTACTGAAGTCCAAAGGAACTCCATATTCACCCTCTAGTGGTTGCTGTTTAcagctgtatacagtgagctccccctagtggaggctgCAGGCATAGAGAATGTTATTATGTAACTATGTCTTTGCAGTGAGTTTGAAGCTGTATAAAGATGTAGTATATTACTCAATGGGACAGAATGTTGGATACAAAATGACCTGATGATGAAAGGTGGAGATTCAGGTTAACCCCTCTTATACACACTGTTGATGGGATTGGGTAGCTACATCAGAGGGTTATGGGTAATCTTCTTCTGTACGGCTTCCTCATGCTGACCTATGATATGTTTTCATGATAGAAACGGCTCTTCAGAAGGAACTTGCTGCCtttaaagaaggtttctgcaGCTTGAGATGTCCTGAGGGGCCCCATATTTGGGGGACATTCACTGGTGGTCCTGAGGGATCAGCTATGGACTCTGATGTGGAGGAGATGATCCACAGCCTGAACACAACCTCATTGTCAGCGGGGAACTGGCTACTGGCTCTAGAGGAGAAGATCCGCTTCATGCATGTCAAGAACACAGAGCTCAGCCTGAGAGTCAACAACATCTCGTTAACGGCAGGTAATGAGGAGCCATGAGGTGACCAGGGGGGCCACAGACCTCCGATCAACTCCTAAAACCATAACTCACAGTAAAGGAAGCCAAGtgtgcatcacctgatactgcagggcggCCCAATCCCCATGTCCgccagcagcatgcagaaagccagactgCAACTCATAAAACCAGCGACTTCACAATGAAATCTCCACGGACTATTCAGTATCTGTATAAATCCTCTACTTCTCTCACAATGATCCTGAGCTACGTCACGTCTCATGCTCCAcacacatccaaagctgcagtcacatTTCCACTTCTGGTGAGAAGCCTCCCCTACAGATGCATTGTACACCAGTCACTTCCATAGCTGCACTCAAAAATCTAGCAGTACACCTTGCATTTAAAGGGGTGatcccatcttggcttttttaatggctgagatgggaaaaatGGGTTTTCTGTCCCCACCAACTGTCACATGgagaattgtgactgcagctgtgGGTGTGAGTGCAGTATTAAGATTAAGtaacagcagaattgtgactgcagctctggatgcgattgtagttaaaaggggtattccaatcttGAGAAGAGCCGAGCAGTTCAGCTGAGTGTTGTTTCCGtagctctcactgaaatgaatggagtagcgctgtgctacactgtttccattgctactattcacttcaatgagaattATGGAAACAGAACTCGGCTGAACTACCCGAATATTTGGGAACACTCATTTAACTacagttacatccagagctgtaaTCACAATTCTGCTGTTGCATAATCTGTAATGTAATGAGCAGCGCCACGTGGCAGATTACGCAGGGGGGCACCGGCTGGGTTGGTTCTCAGGATTACGGGACTTTGTTTTATTAGGGTGCTATTACTGTTATTTGGAAGAATTAGAATGTATTTTGTGTTATTACAGGACGGCCTGGAAGTGATGGGAGACCAGGAGAGCGAGGACCCCCAGGAGAAAAGGGGGAAAGAGGTGGGAAGATCTGCAGAGGACACAGCGGCAGAGCCGGTCCTATATGTCCACTGAGGAACTGCTCAGTAGTTTATTATACTTGTCTTATTATATGTtattgtatatactgtgtattatatataatgtCATCCACTTTACAGTTTGTCCGGACAGCAGGGCGCAGTGCCCTGGCAAGCTCTCGTGACTGGCTATAGGAATGGTGGTCTTCTAGGCAGTGGTACGGATGATGAGTGGGCTCAGGAAGAGCCTGGTCCTAGCAGAGATGTGCATTGGCAAACTGATGCGCTGCGGCACTAGTGAGACATAGATTAAAAGGAAGGCTGGGCACCAATAGGGTAGAGAGTGGGTGGTTGTCCAAGTGGTGCCTACCATAGTTGCCTGTTCCGCCCAGGAGAATTGCAGCGTGTTGGCCACAGACTGGATCAGCGAGAGCGATGGTGGACTACAGGATGGAGCAACTTACTGGAGGCTAGGAGATTTGACAAGGAGCCCAAGGAGTTGTGTGCAGAGGGCTGCCGGGTGACCTCCGAGGGGAGCAGTGCGGCTGTTCCactgaactccccctagtggtagctgccaTGGGTAGTAATTGGGGCAAATCATGTGCTACCTCAATGACTGATGGTAGAACTGGTACTAGGGAGGCTGGAAGTGGGTGATGTTATGGAGCAGCATGCAGGTCGCTGCTGATGTAGTAGAGGCTGGGTGAGATCTAGGGGTGTCTGATGTGATGGTGGAGATAAAACCTGCGAAGTGGGTGGGGCTTCAGTAAACTTACAGGAAAGTGGGTATTTAATAGGGGAATCATGGGTGGGGATTAAAAGTGTCCTGTGAGTACATGCAGATGTTTGGAGACATGGCTGGGTCAGTAGCTAGGTCCAGTCAATGCAGTGATATAAGCTGTCAGATTTAGAGAAGAGTTATGGTGGAGGTCCAGTTATCTGGCGGCCCAGCGTGCAGCCTCGTGGGTTCAGATGTGAAGTGTTCCTCAGTCTGATTGGGGCCCTTGAGAGCAGGGCCAACAGTGCAGTGACCTGGAACCCTTGATATCAAGGTGTGACTGATGGGAGGAATATAATGCTAGAacagggctcccctctgttccccgctgctaccctcccgccacgcctccccccggcgcccccccaaatcttttcacccgagtacggaagtacttgaaaatcgcggtgctcgatcgagtaattactcgaaacgagtatattcgctcatctctaatgaggagtAAGCCTAAGCTTAAATACATATCCTGGTGGGAGGCGGCAAGTATCAAACAGGCTGTCTAGTCCTAGGGAGGGGAAAACCATTTTACATATAGAAGACAGTGGTGGCAGGTCACTGGGAGCAACAATAAAAAAACAGGCTCTCCGATGCCCCTTTTCCCATTACCACAGTGGCCATACATTGCCCCTCCAACCCCGCCATCAGTCATGGGTCACCCTCCCTAGTCGGTAAGGTATCCTACAAGAGAATGGGCAGCCGGGCTCTAGAGGAGAAGCAACATCTGATGTTGACTGGTTTGACCTTTGGGTCCTGTGAGGAGTAACACAGTCCTGGGGTGAAGCGCCTGAAACAGGAAGCTAAGATAGAGAATTACACAATATTTCATCATTATAGAATGTTCAGATAAAATTCAGCAACATTTAAACAATAGCGACACTTTGTATGTGAATGAAGCGATTCTGTATGTGAATGAAGCGATTCTGTATGTGAATGAAGCGATTCTGTATGTGAATGAAGTGATTCTGTATGTGAATCAAGCGATTCTGTATGTGAATGAAGTGATTCTATATGTGAATGAAGCGATTCTGTATGTGAATGAAGCAATTCTGTATGTGAATGAAGCGATTCTGTATGTGAATGAAGTGATTCTGTATGTGAATGAAGCGATTCTGTATGTGAATGAAGCGATTCTGTATGTGAATGAAGCGATTCTGCGATTATCTTCTTTTAAAGGGAAGCCACACAAGAAACATCCGCCATTACTGGTGGATACTATGTGGATCCTAGAGAACTCCATCATGTAGGTTCCAGACTTCTGTACGGTCACATTGCATTGTTTTGTTATAGGACTTTCTGGCCAGAAAGGAGAGGAAGGAAGTAGCAGACTAGTAGGTCCTCCTGGACTGCCTGGACTTCAAGGACCAACTGGACATCCTGGGAAAGATGGTGAGAATTATCAAGTAACTCAGTCCATTGCAGAGAGATGAGCGCTCCTAGTGGTGGTGGGAGGGAGATGCGACAGATTTTGATGGAGAGGAGAACAATGAATAGCAGAACACGACAGCATCCATCCAGGTGATAATATATTCAGTGATCCTGGATGGGTGCTGTCATATTTTGCCATTCCTGGTAAAAAGCTCTTTTTGGGATTCATGAACTGTATGCTGTGCATCCACATTTATTCCTGGTTAGGGATAGGAATATTTGGCGTGTGCCGTGCAGAAGGGGCATTATATCCTGTGATCTAGTAAAAATCATAGCTATTTGCTACTGTAGATGTGTGTAGGGTATCTATGCATCCTGCCCTAGTATAGCTCACACTCTGCACAGCAAGCTGAGGTTGGAAAAAGGAAAGAGATGGGTATTGTATGCCACCAGGTGGCACCCAGTGGTACTGCATTTAACTTTGTCAGTGTCCCATATCTGAAAACAGTGGTGTTAGATGACTGACTATTCCCTGTTCTGCAGGAATGAAGGGTGAGACTGGAAATCCGGGACAAAATGGGGAAAAAGGTAAGGGGTCTGAAGAAACTCAGTTATGAGGAAAGACTCAAAGGATAAAATGTATTTAGTCTTGAGAAGAGACTCATAAGGGGGATAAGACAAAGTATGTATCTGTAAAACAAAACCTACAGTGACAAGACATTGTAAGTTGGATTATCTGCAAAGACGAGGATGAATGTCCAGCAGTGACcaggcttctttactgtaagagcggtgaagATGTGGAGGAGTCACCTCAGGATCAGATCACTACTGGAGAGGACAAAACCCAAATAACGTGTATGTGAATGTAAGGAATCCTTGTATGGATGCTGATGCAGCCTGATTGCCACCTGTTAGGGCACGTTAGCTCGGACGTTATGGTCTTTTTTATATGCCTTCCGTTTGATCAGCAGGGAGAAATTATATGCCACCCTTCCTCCACTGTCatcaccccctctcctcccctagACAGAGGTCAGTGTCAGCCATAGTAACCTGGCATTGTCTCTCATATATAAATCACCATGGGATGCTATGCGATGCTTTGCACATTCCATGGTCTGAGGGGATCTCTGTACAAAGGCCATGACCTGACAGTAGAACCTAGTGCTGATCATCCTTCAGCCCAGACCCCCACATCACCTGCTCCAGAGGATCCATGAGCAGCTCAAGGATAGGTCTTACAGACGCTGACTCTTCACAttggtttagtatgatgccaGGAGCACCGCAGCAGAGATGTTCACATCGTCTCTTTCCTTCGCATTGTGTCATTGACTCCTCAGCAAATTATGTCTTCAAGAGTCAACTACTATGGCAGACATCTAATAGTTCTGTGTTATGCAGGTTCTGTGGGCGCTCCTGGTCCTTCTGGGCTCCCTGGTGCACAAGGGCCAAAAGGAAGCAAGGGGGAAACTGGTATAATTGGTGTTCCAGGTAAGGAGTTAATAAATGAGATCAAAATGAGCAAAGTCACAGGAAGGAATTAACCAGTAGAGAAAGAGGGAGGGAATGAGCAAAAAGAGGAAGGAATGAAAAGAAAGATGAAGGAATGAGAAAAAGGCAATAAGCAGTAAGGCGGAGGAATGAACAACGAGAGTAAGAAATCAGCAAATAGAGAAAGAGCACGGAATGAGCAGTAGGAAGGGAAAATGAAAGGTAGAAGAGATGAATGAAGAGTGAGAAATTATCAGATAGATGAATGAGTAGGAATGAGCTGTAAGAGGTGAGAATGAGAAGTAACAGGGAGGAATGAATAGAAAGGTGGGAATGAGCAGTAAGAGGGGAATTAACAAGTAGACAAAGCAAAAGAAATGAGCAGTAAGGGGGGAAAGGAGCTGTAAAATGGGGGAATGAGCAAGGAAGAGGAGAGCAATGAGTGGGAAGAGAACGGGAATGAGCGATAACACTGATAAATCAATAATGATGGGAGGAATGAGTGATAGAGAGAAATTAACAAGTAGAGAAGGGAAGAAATAAGCGATAAAGGAAGGAATGAGCAATAAAAGAATGAAATAAAATACAAGAGAGGAATGAGTAGTAAGAAGGAAAAATGAGCTGTAAGAGGGAAGAATGAGCGATAAGAGGGACGAATGAGATGTGAAAGGGTGGGATGAGTAGTAATGGGAGGAATGAGCGGCGAGATGGAGAAATGAATGGTAAGAGGGAGGTATTAACGGTAAGAAGAAGGTAGGAGCGGTAAGAGGGAGGAATGAATAGTATTTGGAAGAATGAGAGGTATGATAGAGGAATAAGTGGTAAGAAGAATGAATGAGAGGTAAGAGGGAGGTATCAGACGTAAGAGGGTGGAATGAGAAGTAAGAGAGGGGATAGAATATGGGAATGAGAGGTAAAATGAAGGAATGAGCTGTTAGAGGTTATATCAATAGCATTCGTTGCTCCACTATTCACATTCTAAGTCACTCCCGGAGCCGGGCTCTATAATAACATCCGGTTTTCTCCTGTGAAGGATCGCCTGGAATAAAGGGAGAGAACGGGCAGAAAGGGGAACAAGGTAATATAGCCATATACAACACTGCTATATACAGAGCTCACCTCTATATACTCACCCTGAGCCCTCCTATATACAGAGCAAATCTCTATATGATCACCCTGAACCCTCCTATATACGGAGCAAATCTCTATATACTCACCCTGACCCCTCCTGTATACAGAGCAAATCTCTATATACTCACCCTGAGCCCTCCTATATACAGAGCAAATCTCTATATACTCACCCTGAGCCCTCCTATATACAgagcaaatctctacagaggcaatTCTCTATATACACAGTACATTTAAAGAAGAGGCGGCTCTGCATACTCTGTATACCTATAGAAGAGACGggtctgtatacagtatatacctatAGAAGAGGCTGTTCagtatacaatgtatcaatgAGTGGTGAAGAGGATACAGATGGCAACATTGTAACAAGTGTAATAACAGAGGGCGCTGTTGTCTTAGAGTAGCTGCTCACTGTAAGGACATTACAGAGACTTATACCGCCATCTAGTGGCCAGAAACAATATCTGTATATGATGATGCTGATTGATGCAAATCCTGGACATGAGGCTCTTCTAGACCTGACAGCGCGGACCTCCTGATTGTTCCTAATACCAGTGGTCAATATGACTACAACTGAATGATATCTCCATTCAGCTGTGCTTACCTCCGGATACTCACCCTGAGCACTGCTATATACAGAGCACACCTCTATATACTCACCCTGAACCCTCCTATATACAGAGCACACCTCTATATACTCACCCTGAACCCTCCTATATACAGAGCACACCTCTATATACTCACCCTGAACCCTCCTATATACAGAGCAGACCTCTATATACTCACCCTGAACCCTCCTATATACAGAGCACACCTCTATATACGCACCCTGAACCCTCCTATATACAGAGCACACCTCTATATACGCACCCTGAACACTGCTATATACAGAGCACACCTCTATAAACTCACCCTGAACCCTCCTATATACAGAGCACACCTCTATATACTCACCCTGAACCGTCCTACATACAGAGCACACCTCTATATACTCACCCTGAACCCTCCTATATACAGAGCACACCTCTATATACTCACCCTGAACCCTCCTATATACAGAGCACACCTCTATATACTCACCCTGAACCCTCCTATATACAGAGCACACCTCTATATACTCACCCGGAACCTCCTATATACAGAGCACACCTCTATATACGCACCCTGAACCCTCCTATATACAGAGCACACCTCTATATACGCACCCTGAACACTGCTATATACAGAGCACACCTCTATAAACTCACCCTGAACCCTCCTATATACAGAGCACACCTCTATATACTCACCCTGAACCGTCCTACATACAGAGCACACCTCTATATACTCACCCTGAACCCTCCTATATACAGAGCACACCTCTATATACTCACCCTGAACCCTCCTATATACAGAGCACCCTCTGTATACGCACCCTGAACCCTCCTATATACAGAGCACACCTCTATATACTCACCCTGAACTCTCCT
This window encodes:
- the MARCO gene encoding macrophage receptor MARCO; amino-acid sequence: MEASDMATFEITDGEPKKKHKDKFLPIFLFVYVTLLTGGFVYLAFRETALQKELAAFKEGFCSLRCPEGPHIWGTFTGGPEGSAMDSDVEEMIHSLNTTSLSAGNWLLALEEKIRFMHVKNTELSLRVNNISLTAGRPGSDGRPGERGPPGEKGERGLSGQKGEEGSSRLVGPPGLPGLQGPTGHPGKDGMKGETGNPGQNGEKGSVGAPGPSGLPGAQGPKGSKGETGIIGVPGSPGIKGENGQKGEQGLPGQKGDDGSSGKVGPPGPTGPSGRDGVKGAAGHPGQDGQKGAAGSPGIPGNPGLQGARGQEGSKGDNGAQGPPGIPGNKGQKGEEGLKGAMGQKGAVGTAGELL